Within Acidobacteriota bacterium, the genomic segment ATGTCGAGGCTCTTTACCAGCTCATGTCGAGAGGCTCCTTCTGGAGGGGAGGCGTGATCCTCTCCAGCGCCGTCAGCGGACTCGAGCAAGCCCTCTGGGACCTGTCCGGAAAGCACTACGGCATCCCCGTCTACCGGCTGCTGGGAGGCCCCTGCCGGCAGCGGGTTCCGGTCTATGCCTCGGGATGGATTCAACCCGGCGACGACAGCATCGACAAGCTGGTGGCCCGGGCCCGCCTGACGGTGGAAGAAGGCTACCGGGCCTTGAAGACCCCGTGCTTCTTGCCGGGCGACGATATCGTGGGACGCCCGATGCTGGAGCGCGGACTCGATCTCGTCAAAGAACTGCGCAAGGCCCTGGGAGACGGGATCGAGATCATGGTCGAACTTCACGGACGATTCTCCTTCGACCTGGCCCGTTTGGCCGTGCAGCGCCTGCAGGCCTTTGAACCGGCCTGGATCGAAGAGCCCTGCGGCCCCCAACATCACGAGAACCTCAAGCTGCTGTCGCAGGAGAGCCGCTGCCCCTTGGCCGCCGGCGAGCGTCTCTTCTCCCGCCACGGATTCTGGCCCCTGATCCGCGACCGGGCGGCCTCCGTCATCCAGCCCGATCTATGCCACGTGGGCGGACTCTGGGAAGCCCGCAAGCTGGCCGCCATGGCCGAAGTGCGCGACATTCTGGTGGCGCCCCACAACCCTCTCAGCCCCCTTTCAACCGCCGCCTGCATGCACCTGGCCATCAGCACACCCAACTTTCTGGTGCTGGAGCTGGTTCCCCGCGACGTGGACTGGCGCGAAGAGTTGTTCCCCCACAGGCCTTACCGCTTCCAGGACGGAGACCTGCTCTGCAACGACGCTCCCGGCCTGGGAATCACGGTGGATGAAGAAGTGGCCGCCGCCCATCCCTACCAACCCGTCGATCTGCCCGTTCTCAGAACCCGCGAAGGAGCCCATGCAGACTGGTGAGGGGGAGCGCGAGCTCCCCGAAAGCAAGCCCAAGGAAAGGCCTGGACCATGAAAATCAGACTGGAAGTCAACGGCAGCCGCCACACCCGCGAAGTCGACCCGCGGCTGCTTCTGGTGCACTTTCTGCGCGAGCAGCTCGACCTGACCGGCACCCGCGTCGGCTGTGAGACCAGCCTCTGCGGAGCCTGCACGGTATTGATCGATGGAGAAGCCGTCAAATCCTGCACCCAACTGGCCGTGCAGGCCGACGGTCGCTCTGTCACCACCATCGAGGGACTGGCCCTCAAGGGCCGTCTCCACCCCCTGCAGGAGGCCTTCTGGGAAGAGCACGGCCTGCAGTGCGGCTACTGCACGCCCGGGATGATCCTGGCCGCCTGCGGACTGCTGCAGGACCGGCCCGATCCCGCTCCCGAAGAGATCCGCCGCGCACTGAAAGGCAACATCTGCCGTTGCACCGGCTACCACAACATCGTACGGGCCGTGGAGCGGGCGGCGCAATCGATGCGGGGAGCCGCCGCCAAGGAGGAAGCATGAGCGCCAGCGTCTTCGGCACAGCCGTAAAACGGAGAGAGGATCCCGCCCTGATCCGGGGCAAGGGCCGCTACACCGACGACCTCAAGCTGCCCGGTCTGCTTCACGCCGTCATGGTGCGCACTCCCTACGCCCACGCCCGCATCAAGGGCATCGACAGCGACGCCGCCCTCAAGATGAAAGGCGTGGTGGCCGTCTACACGGCCCGCGACCTGGAGGAGAGCGGCATTCCCGGCGTGGTGCCGGTTGGCTGGTTGCTGCCGGGACTGAAGATGCCTCCCCACCGCCTCCTAGCCTCCGACAAGGTCCGCTACGCGGGCGACGCCGTGGCCGTGGTGGTGGCCGAGGATTCCTATCTGGCCCATGACGCCGCCGAACAGGTGGATGTCGACTGCGAGATGCTGCCGGCAGTGACCGAGCCCCGCCAGGCCATGGCCGAGGACGCTCCTCAACTGCACGAGGAAGCCGAAAGGAACATCGCTTTCGACTGGGAACTGGGGGACAGCCAGGCCGTGGAACGGGCCTTCGCCCAGGCCGACCAACGGGTGGAACTGGAGCTGCGCAACAACCGCCTGGTGGCCTTCGCGGTAGAGCCGCGCTCGGCCCTGGCCAACTACGACGCCTCCCAGCAAAAGCTCACTCTTTACATGACCACCCAGAACCCCCACGTCCACCGTCTGCTCATCTCCATGGCCTCGTTGGGGTTGCCCGAGCACAAGATCAGAGTGGTGGCTCCAGAAGTGGGCGGAGGCTTCGGCAGCAAGATCCCCCACTATCCCGAGGAAGCCCTGGCGGCCTGGTGCTCGATGCAACTGGAACGTCCCGTCAAGTGGACCGCTACGCGTTCGGAGTCGTTCCTGACCGACACCCAGGGACGCGACCACCACAGCAGCGCTCAGGCGGCGCTCGATTCCCAGGGACGCCTGCTGGGACTGCGGGTCAAGACCTACGCCAATCTGGGAGCCTATCTGTCCACCTTCTCCACCGCCGTGCCCACCTACATGTATGGAAGCCTGCTCAACGGAGCCTACGCCGTGCCGGCCGTCCACTGCAACGTGGTGGGCGTGTTCACCAACACCGTTCCGGTGGACGCCTACCGGGGAGCTGGACGCCCTGAAGCCACCCTGCTCATCGAGCGCCTGATGGACCTGTGCGCCCGCCAATGCGGACTCGACCCGGTGCAGGCGCGGCGCCGCAACTTCATTCCCGCCGACCGCTTCCCCTACGCCACGCCGCTCAACATGGAATACGACAGCGGCAACTACCAGGCCTCCCTGCAGCGGGTGCTGGAGATGGGCGATTACCCCAAGTTGCGGGAAGAACAGCAACGCCGCCGCCAAGAGGGAGGCAAGCCGCTGGGCATCGGACTCTCCACCTATATCGAAGCCTGCGGGCTGGCGCCTTCGGCCCTGGTGGGATCGCTGGGCGCTCAGGCCGGACAGTGGGAAAGCGGAGAGATACGCGTCCACCCCAGCGGCTCGGTCACCGTCTACACCGGCTCCTCCTCCCACGGGCAGGGACACGAAACCACCTTCGCCCAGATCGTGGCCCAGCGCCTGGGAGTGGAGATGTCGCAGATCGAAGTCGTGCACGGAGACACCGACAAGGTCCCCTTCGGATGGGGAACCTACGGCAGCCGAAGCGCGGCCGTGGGCGGCAGCGCCCTGGCCGCCAGCAGCCAAAAGATCATCGAGAAGGGACGCCGCATCGCCGCCCACCTGCTGGAGGCCGCGGTGGAAGACGTGGAATTCCGCGACGGCAGCTTCATGGTGCGGGGCTCGCCCGATCAGGCCCAGCCCCTGGCCGCCATCGCCGGCGCCGCCCACATGGCTCACAACCTGCCCGACGGTATGGAGCCCGGCCTGCGGGCCACCACTTTCTACGATCCCAAGAACTTCACCTTTCCCTTCGGCGCCCATCTGGCCGTGGTCGAAATCGATCCGGACACGGGCCAAACTCAGGTGCTGCGCTACCTGGCCGTGGACGATGTAGGCGAGGTCATCAATCCTCTCATCGTGGACGGGCAACTGCACGGAGGCATCGCCCAGGGCATCGGACAGGCCCTTTTCGAAGACGCTGTTTACGACCAGGGAGGTCAACTGCTGACCGCATCCTTGCTCGACTATGCCCTGCCCCGCAGCCACCAGTTGCCCAACTTCGAGCTGGACCGGACCACGACTGTCTGCCCCCATAATCCGCTGGGAGTCAAGGGAGTGGGAGAAGCCGGCACCATCGCCTCCACCGCCGCCGTCGCCAATGCCGTCATGGACGCCCTGCAGCCTTACGGCGTCCGCCACCTCGACACTCCCTTCACGCCCGAGAAGATCTGGAACGCCATCCAACGCGGGGAGAAATAGACGATGTTTTCCAGCCCCTTTCAATACCGCCGCGCCCACAGCCTGGAAGAGGCTTTCCGCCTCTTCGAAAGCTGCCAGGACGCCAAATACCTGGCCGGCGGGCACAGCCTGCTTCCCGCCATGAAGCTGCGCCTGGCCCAGCCCGCGCACCTGATCGACATCGGACGCATTCCCCAACTGGCCATGCTGGAGGAAGAAGGCGACAAAGTGCACATCGGGGGACTGGTGACCCACGCCCGCCTCTGCAGCGAGCCCCTGATCCTCCGTCACTCTCCGCTGCTCAGCCAGGCCGCCCGCCAAATCGCCGATCCGCAGGTGCGCAACCGGGGAACGGTAGGAGGCAACCTGGCCCACGCCGATCCCGCCTCCGACCTGCCGGCCGTCATGCTGGCGCTGGATGGGCGCTTCCATTTGCAGGGTCCTCATGGACACAGAACCGTAGCGGCGCGGGACTTCTTCCTCGACCTCTTCACTACCGCTCTCCAGGAGGGCGAAATACTCACTGCGGTGGAAATCGAAAAGCGCCCCGGCTGGGGAAACAGTTACCTGAAATACGAACACCCCGCATCCGGCTACGCGGTGTGCGCAGCGGCCTGCTCCCTGCAACTGAACGAGGAGGGAGAATGCAGCGGCCTGAGCCTCTGCTTCAACGGCGTCAGCGCCGTTCCCTTCCAGGCCCGCCAAGTAACCGAGGCCCTTGTGGGGGAACGGCTGGCCAGAAGCCGGATCGAGGAAGCCGTGCAAGAGCGCCTGGAGGTCCCCGATCCCTTGCAGGACTCCTTCGCTTCCGGCCCGTACCGGGCCCGCATGGCCAAGGTCTATGCCATACGCGCCTTGACCTCGGCCCATGCTCAAGCCTCCTCGCCGAGGGATTGAGAGGCAAACATGCCATCAATTGCAACTGAGTTTCATGCTCCCTCTTGTCAGAACAATGCCATTGAAACCGCAGGAATTCACACCAACCGCATTGGCCCGGAAAAGGCGATAAACTGAGAGGATTCTGTTTGACATTGGGTTCCTTCGCACGCTACGATTATGAAACTGAGTTTCAGGAGGAAGCTTGACACGAGACTTTGCAGCCCCCCATGCCGCCCCCCGCAGCCAGGTTCCGGCGAAGGCGCCCGCCACGGGCTGCCGGCAGCAATGCTCCCCCCGAGTCAATAGGACACAGACAAGGCGAAAAGACGAGCAAGGGATGACATCTTGCTGTGGAGTGAGCGAATGATCAAGAGAGTGCTGTCGCGACGCTGGATCGCTGTTTTGGGCCTGACTATCGGCCTTTTGGCCCCGGCATCGCCTTTATTGGCCCAGGCCACCAATGGAGCCATCTCGGGAACTGTGACCGATCCCAGCAAGGCGGTGTTGCCGGGCGTGGAGATCATGGTCATCAACGAGTCCACCCGCGAGCAGCGCCCGGCCGTAACCAACGACGAGGGACGCTTCCATGTGGCGGCTCTGGCTCCCGGCGTTTATACCGTCGTAGCGCGCCTGCAGGGCTTCCAGACCACTCGGGTGGAGGGCTTGATCGTGCAGATCGACCAAGTCCTGCGCAACGACATCGAGATGCCGCTGGGCAACATCTCCGAAGAGGTATCGGTGGTGGGCCAGTCAGTTCTGGTGCAGTCTGAGACAGCGGCCGTGGGGCAGGTCTTTGATTCTCAGCGCATCAACGATCTGCCGCTCAACGGACGCAATTTCGTGCAATTGGCCACCCTGTCCACGGGGGCCGTGCCTCTCTCCGATTCCACCGTCAGCTTTTCCATGACCAACCTCTTCACCGGCCGCAGCGACCAGAGCGCCAACATCGCCGGAGGCCGCGAGGGACAGAACATCTTCCTCATCGACGGCGTACCCAACAACAGCGCCAAGTGGGGCGGCGTGGGGATCACCCCTTCGGTGGACGCGATCCAGGAATTCAAGGTCCAGCACACCTTCTTCGGAGCCGAATACGGCCAGGGCAACT encodes:
- the dgoD gene encoding galactonate dehydratase: MKISRIETLIVFAQWRNWVLVKISTDDGLTGWGEATVEGREQAVAAAVKEVGRRLEGRNPLDVEALYQLMSRGSFWRGGVILSSAVSGLEQALWDLSGKHYGIPVYRLLGGPCRQRVPVYASGWIQPGDDSIDKLVARARLTVEEGYRALKTPCFLPGDDIVGRPMLERGLDLVKELRKALGDGIEIMVELHGRFSFDLARLAVQRLQAFEPAWIEEPCGPQHHENLKLLSQESRCPLAAGERLFSRHGFWPLIRDRAASVIQPDLCHVGGLWEARKLAAMAEVRDILVAPHNPLSPLSTAACMHLAISTPNFLVLELVPRDVDWREELFPHRPYRFQDGDLLCNDAPGLGITVDEEVAAAHPYQPVDLPVLRTREGAHADW
- a CDS encoding xanthine dehydrogenase family protein subunit M: MFSSPFQYRRAHSLEEAFRLFESCQDAKYLAGGHSLLPAMKLRLAQPAHLIDIGRIPQLAMLEEEGDKVHIGGLVTHARLCSEPLILRHSPLLSQAARQIADPQVRNRGTVGGNLAHADPASDLPAVMLALDGRFHLQGPHGHRTVAARDFFLDLFTTALQEGEILTAVEIEKRPGWGNSYLKYEHPASGYAVCAAACSLQLNEEGECSGLSLCFNGVSAVPFQARQVTEALVGERLARSRIEEAVQERLEVPDPLQDSFASGPYRARMAKVYAIRALTSAHAQASSPRD
- a CDS encoding molybdopterin cofactor-binding domain-containing protein, whose product is MSASVFGTAVKRREDPALIRGKGRYTDDLKLPGLLHAVMVRTPYAHARIKGIDSDAALKMKGVVAVYTARDLEESGIPGVVPVGWLLPGLKMPPHRLLASDKVRYAGDAVAVVVAEDSYLAHDAAEQVDVDCEMLPAVTEPRQAMAEDAPQLHEEAERNIAFDWELGDSQAVERAFAQADQRVELELRNNRLVAFAVEPRSALANYDASQQKLTLYMTTQNPHVHRLLISMASLGLPEHKIRVVAPEVGGGFGSKIPHYPEEALAAWCSMQLERPVKWTATRSESFLTDTQGRDHHSSAQAALDSQGRLLGLRVKTYANLGAYLSTFSTAVPTYMYGSLLNGAYAVPAVHCNVVGVFTNTVPVDAYRGAGRPEATLLIERLMDLCARQCGLDPVQARRRNFIPADRFPYATPLNMEYDSGNYQASLQRVLEMGDYPKLREEQQRRRQEGGKPLGIGLSTYIEACGLAPSALVGSLGAQAGQWESGEIRVHPSGSVTVYTGSSSHGQGHETTFAQIVAQRLGVEMSQIEVVHGDTDKVPFGWGTYGSRSAAVGGSALAASSQKIIEKGRRIAAHLLEAAVEDVEFRDGSFMVRGSPDQAQPLAAIAGAAHMAHNLPDGMEPGLRATTFYDPKNFTFPFGAHLAVVEIDPDTGQTQVLRYLAVDDVGEVINPLIVDGQLHGGIAQGIGQALFEDAVYDQGGQLLTASLLDYALPRSHQLPNFELDRTTTVCPHNPLGVKGVGEAGTIASTAAVANAVMDALQPYGVRHLDTPFTPEKIWNAIQRGEK
- a CDS encoding (2Fe-2S)-binding protein, translating into MKIRLEVNGSRHTREVDPRLLLVHFLREQLDLTGTRVGCETSLCGACTVLIDGEAVKSCTQLAVQADGRSVTTIEGLALKGRLHPLQEAFWEEHGLQCGYCTPGMILAACGLLQDRPDPAPEEIRRALKGNICRCTGYHNIVRAVERAAQSMRGAAAKEEA